A genomic region of Raphanus sativus cultivar WK10039 chromosome 6, ASM80110v3, whole genome shotgun sequence contains the following coding sequences:
- the LOC108813743 gene encoding golgin candidate 6-like isoform X2 — protein sequence MDMLMDREVIRNEALLLLTHLTREAEEIQKIVVFEGAFEKIFSIIKEEGGSDGDVVVQDCLELLKNLLRNSSSNQILLRETMGFEPIISVLKLRGITYKFTQQKTVNLLCALETINMLIMGGAVTDPGKDSNKLANRTVLVQKKLLDHLLMLGVESQWSPVAVRCMTFKCIGDLVDGHPKNRDILASKVLGEDRQAEPALNSILRIILQTSSIQEFVAADYVFKSFCEKNREGQAMLASTLIPQPHPTTRDPLEDDVNMSFGSMLLRGICSGETDGDLETCCRAASILSHVLKDNIQCKEKALKIVLESHVPSMGTPEPLFQRIVRYLAVASSMKSKDNSKSYIQQIILKLLVTWTVDCPAAVQCFLDSRNHLTYLLDLVANPSATVCIRGLASILLGECVIYNKSNENGKDAFAVVDAVSQKMGLTTYFSKFEEMQSSFIFSSSSERPREDHHKPLTRTATPSEAEIEDVDVAGAMDKGSEDHPMLTSLFDPSFTGLVKSLEGSIRERIVDVYSRPKSEVAVVPADLEQRSGENEKDYINRLKAFIAKQCSEIQNLLARNAALAEDVASSGRSEQSQGSEQRASTVMDKVQMDSIKRELQETSQRLETIKTEKAMIESEASEYKSIAAKLESDLKGLSDAYNSLEQANYRLEKEVRSLKGGEGPMEIPDVEAIKEEVRKEAQKESEDELNDLLVCLGQEESKVEKLTAKLVELGVDVDKLLEDIGDVSEAQGESEEDDDDDQ from the exons ATGGATATGCTGATGGATAGGGAG GTAATCCGGAACGAAGCTTTGTTGCTTCTTACGCACTTGACGCGTGAAGCAGAG GAGATCCAAAAAATTGTTGTCTTTGAAGGTGCTTTTGAAAAGATTTTCAGCATCATCAAGGAGGAAGGGGGGTCAGATGGCGATGTGGTTGTGCAGGACTGTCTGGAGTTGTTGAAAAATCTTCTTCGCAACAGTTCATCAAACCAG ATACTACTAAGGGAGACAATGGGTTTTGAACCAATCATTTCAGTTCTAAAACTGCGAGGGATTACATATAAGTTCACCCAGCAGAAG ACTGTTAATCTACTTTGTGCACTGGAGACAATCAATATGCTGATCATGGGAGGTGCAGTTACGGACCCTGGAAAAGATTCAAACAAGCTAGCAAATAGAACGGTTCTAGTTCAG AAAAAACTGCTAGACCACCTCCTGATGTTGGGTGTTGAAAGCCAATGGTCGCCTGTTGCTGTTCGGTGTATG ACATTTAAATGCATTGGAGATCTGGTTGATGGACATCCCAAGAACCGTGATATCCTTGCTAGCAAAGTTCTTGGTGAAGATCGGCAAGCAGAACCTGCACTCAATTCTATCCTCCGGATCATTTTACAGACATCTAGTATTCAGGAGTTTGTTGCTGCTGATTATGTCTTCAAGAGCTTCTGTGAG AAAAATCGGGAGGGTCAAGCAATGCTAGCATCAACTTTAATACCCCAACCACATCCCACCACCCGAGATCCTCTGGAAGATGATGTTAACATGTCATTTGGAAG TATGTTATTACGAGGCATTTGCTCTGGTGAAACTGATGGTGATCTTGAG ACATGTTGCAGAGCTGCGAGCATTCTTTCTCATGTTTTGAAGGACAACATTCAGTGCAAGGAAAAG GCTTTGAAAATAGTACTTGAATCACATGTGCCTTCCATGGGAACTCCAGAGCCTCTCTTTCAGAGGATTGTCAGATACCTGGCAGTTGCCTCTTCCATGAAAAGCAAAGATAATTCAAAATCATATATTCAACAGATCATTTTAAAACTGCTTGTCACATGGACCGTTGATTGCCCAGCTGCGGTCCAGTGCTTTTTAGATTCACGCAACCACCTAACGTACCTGCTCGACCTGGTAGCAAACCCGTCTGCAACAGTTTGCATTAGAGGCTTGGCGTCTATTCTACTGGGAGAATGCGTCATCTACAACAAATCAAACGAGAATGGTAAAGATGCTTTCGCTGTAGTTGACGCTGTGAGCCAGAAGATGGGCCTCACAACATACTTCTCGAAGTTCGAAGAGATGCAGAGCagcttcatcttctcctcttcctccgAGAGGCCTAGAGAGGATCATCATAAACCGTTGACGAGAACAGCCACGCCTAGTGAAGCCGAGATTGAGGATGTTGACGTTGCAGGTGCGATGGATAAGGGGAGTGAAGATCACCCAATGCTCACATCGTTGTTTGATCCTAGCTTCACAGGCTTAGTGAAGAGCCTTGAAGGTAGCATTAGAGAGAGAATCGTGGACGTGTATAGTCGGCCAAAAAGTGAGGTGGCTGTAGTACCGGCGGATTTGGAGCAGAGGAGCGGAGAAAATGAGAAAGACTACATCAACCGCTTGAAAGCTTTTATAGCGAAACAGTGCTCGGAGATTCAG AACCTTCTTGCTCGGAACGCTGCTTTGGCAGAAGACGTAGCAAGCTCTGGGAGGAGTGAGCAATCTCAAGGATCAGAGCAAAGAGCAAGTACAGTAATGGATAAGGTTCAGATGGACAGCATCAAGCGAGAGCTCCAAGAAACGTCTCAGCGTTTAGAGACGATCAAAACAGAAAAAGCCATGATCGAGTCCGAGGCATCAGAATACAAAAGCATAGCTGCGAAACTTGAATCAGACTTAAAAGGCTTGTCGGACGCGTACAACAGTCTAGAACAAGCGAACTACCGTCTCGAGAAAGAGGTGAGATCGTTGAAAGGAGGAGAGGGTCCCATGGAGATTCCTGATGTAGAAGCGATAAAGGAAGAAGTGAGAAAGGAAGCTCAGAAAGAGAGCGAAGACGAGTTGAACGACTTGTTAGTGTGTTTGGGACAAGAGGAGAGCAAAGTGGAGAAGCTAACGGCGAAGCTGGTAGAGTTAGGAGTTGATGTTGATAAGCTTTTGGAGGATATTGGGGACGTGTCAGAAGCTCAAGGGGAATCtgaagaggatgatgatgatgaccaGTAA
- the LOC108813743 gene encoding golgin candidate 6-like isoform X1 translates to MDLASRYKGVVGLVFGDNPSSNEDSYIQRLLDRISNGTLPDDRRTAIVELQSVVAESNAAQLAFGASGFPVVVGILKDQRDDVEMVRGALETLLGALTPIDHARAQKTEVHAALLNSDLLSREAENITLLLSLLEEEDFYVRYYTLQILTALLMNSQNRLQEAILTTPRGITRLMDMLMDREVIRNEALLLLTHLTREAEEIQKIVVFEGAFEKIFSIIKEEGGSDGDVVVQDCLELLKNLLRNSSSNQILLRETMGFEPIISVLKLRGITYKFTQQKTVNLLCALETINMLIMGGAVTDPGKDSNKLANRTVLVQKKLLDHLLMLGVESQWSPVAVRCMTFKCIGDLVDGHPKNRDILASKVLGEDRQAEPALNSILRIILQTSSIQEFVAADYVFKSFCEKNREGQAMLASTLIPQPHPTTRDPLEDDVNMSFGSMLLRGICSGETDGDLETCCRAASILSHVLKDNIQCKEKALKIVLESHVPSMGTPEPLFQRIVRYLAVASSMKSKDNSKSYIQQIILKLLVTWTVDCPAAVQCFLDSRNHLTYLLDLVANPSATVCIRGLASILLGECVIYNKSNENGKDAFAVVDAVSQKMGLTTYFSKFEEMQSSFIFSSSSERPREDHHKPLTRTATPSEAEIEDVDVAGAMDKGSEDHPMLTSLFDPSFTGLVKSLEGSIRERIVDVYSRPKSEVAVVPADLEQRSGENEKDYINRLKAFIAKQCSEIQNLLARNAALAEDVASSGRSEQSQGSEQRASTVMDKVQMDSIKRELQETSQRLETIKTEKAMIESEASEYKSIAAKLESDLKGLSDAYNSLEQANYRLEKEVRSLKGGEGPMEIPDVEAIKEEVRKEAQKESEDELNDLLVCLGQEESKVEKLTAKLVELGVDVDKLLEDIGDVSEAQGESEEDDDDDQ, encoded by the exons ATGGATTTGGCATCCCGTTATAag GGAGTTGTTGGTCTTGTTTTCGGAGACAATCCATCTTCTAATGAAGACAG TTACATTCAACGCCTGCTGGATCGCATTAGTAATGGCACTTTGCCTGACGATAGAAGAACTGCTATTGTAGAGCTTCAGTCTGTTGTTGCTGAAAGTAACGCTGCTCAGCTTGCTTTCGGTGCTTCTG GATTTCCTGTGGTTGTGGGCATCCTCAAGGACCAACGAGATGATGTCGAAATG GTTCGAGGTGCCTTAGAAACTCTTCTTGGTGCTCTAACGCCAATCGATCATGCAAGGGCACAGAAGACTGAAGTCCATGCGGCTCTTTTGAATTCCGATCTGCTCTCCCGTGAAGCTGAAAATATCACTCTTCTTTTGAGTTTGCTG GAGGAAGAAGATTTTTATGTTCGATATTACACTCTCCAGATTTTGACAGCTCTTCTTATGAACTCTCAGAACAG ATTGCAGGAAGCTATTTTGACTACTCCTCGCGGCATAACTCGGCTCATGGATATGCTGATGGATAGGGAG GTAATCCGGAACGAAGCTTTGTTGCTTCTTACGCACTTGACGCGTGAAGCAGAG GAGATCCAAAAAATTGTTGTCTTTGAAGGTGCTTTTGAAAAGATTTTCAGCATCATCAAGGAGGAAGGGGGGTCAGATGGCGATGTGGTTGTGCAGGACTGTCTGGAGTTGTTGAAAAATCTTCTTCGCAACAGTTCATCAAACCAG ATACTACTAAGGGAGACAATGGGTTTTGAACCAATCATTTCAGTTCTAAAACTGCGAGGGATTACATATAAGTTCACCCAGCAGAAG ACTGTTAATCTACTTTGTGCACTGGAGACAATCAATATGCTGATCATGGGAGGTGCAGTTACGGACCCTGGAAAAGATTCAAACAAGCTAGCAAATAGAACGGTTCTAGTTCAG AAAAAACTGCTAGACCACCTCCTGATGTTGGGTGTTGAAAGCCAATGGTCGCCTGTTGCTGTTCGGTGTATG ACATTTAAATGCATTGGAGATCTGGTTGATGGACATCCCAAGAACCGTGATATCCTTGCTAGCAAAGTTCTTGGTGAAGATCGGCAAGCAGAACCTGCACTCAATTCTATCCTCCGGATCATTTTACAGACATCTAGTATTCAGGAGTTTGTTGCTGCTGATTATGTCTTCAAGAGCTTCTGTGAG AAAAATCGGGAGGGTCAAGCAATGCTAGCATCAACTTTAATACCCCAACCACATCCCACCACCCGAGATCCTCTGGAAGATGATGTTAACATGTCATTTGGAAG TATGTTATTACGAGGCATTTGCTCTGGTGAAACTGATGGTGATCTTGAG ACATGTTGCAGAGCTGCGAGCATTCTTTCTCATGTTTTGAAGGACAACATTCAGTGCAAGGAAAAG GCTTTGAAAATAGTACTTGAATCACATGTGCCTTCCATGGGAACTCCAGAGCCTCTCTTTCAGAGGATTGTCAGATACCTGGCAGTTGCCTCTTCCATGAAAAGCAAAGATAATTCAAAATCATATATTCAACAGATCATTTTAAAACTGCTTGTCACATGGACCGTTGATTGCCCAGCTGCGGTCCAGTGCTTTTTAGATTCACGCAACCACCTAACGTACCTGCTCGACCTGGTAGCAAACCCGTCTGCAACAGTTTGCATTAGAGGCTTGGCGTCTATTCTACTGGGAGAATGCGTCATCTACAACAAATCAAACGAGAATGGTAAAGATGCTTTCGCTGTAGTTGACGCTGTGAGCCAGAAGATGGGCCTCACAACATACTTCTCGAAGTTCGAAGAGATGCAGAGCagcttcatcttctcctcttcctccgAGAGGCCTAGAGAGGATCATCATAAACCGTTGACGAGAACAGCCACGCCTAGTGAAGCCGAGATTGAGGATGTTGACGTTGCAGGTGCGATGGATAAGGGGAGTGAAGATCACCCAATGCTCACATCGTTGTTTGATCCTAGCTTCACAGGCTTAGTGAAGAGCCTTGAAGGTAGCATTAGAGAGAGAATCGTGGACGTGTATAGTCGGCCAAAAAGTGAGGTGGCTGTAGTACCGGCGGATTTGGAGCAGAGGAGCGGAGAAAATGAGAAAGACTACATCAACCGCTTGAAAGCTTTTATAGCGAAACAGTGCTCGGAGATTCAG AACCTTCTTGCTCGGAACGCTGCTTTGGCAGAAGACGTAGCAAGCTCTGGGAGGAGTGAGCAATCTCAAGGATCAGAGCAAAGAGCAAGTACAGTAATGGATAAGGTTCAGATGGACAGCATCAAGCGAGAGCTCCAAGAAACGTCTCAGCGTTTAGAGACGATCAAAACAGAAAAAGCCATGATCGAGTCCGAGGCATCAGAATACAAAAGCATAGCTGCGAAACTTGAATCAGACTTAAAAGGCTTGTCGGACGCGTACAACAGTCTAGAACAAGCGAACTACCGTCTCGAGAAAGAGGTGAGATCGTTGAAAGGAGGAGAGGGTCCCATGGAGATTCCTGATGTAGAAGCGATAAAGGAAGAAGTGAGAAAGGAAGCTCAGAAAGAGAGCGAAGACGAGTTGAACGACTTGTTAGTGTGTTTGGGACAAGAGGAGAGCAAAGTGGAGAAGCTAACGGCGAAGCTGGTAGAGTTAGGAGTTGATGTTGATAAGCTTTTGGAGGATATTGGGGACGTGTCAGAAGCTCAAGGGGAATCtgaagaggatgatgatgatgaccaGTAA
- the LOC108807310 gene encoding eukaryotic translation initiation factor 3 subunit I-like, giving the protein MRPILMKGHERPLTFLRYNRDGDMLFSCAKDHTPTLWYADNGERHGTFRGHNGAVWCCDVSRDSLTLITGSADQTAKLWDVKTGQQLFSFKFGSPARSVDFSLGDKLAVITTDPFMERTSAIHVKRIAEDPADQVSESVLVLESPNGRKRINRAVWGPLNQTIVSGGEDAVLRIWDAETGKLLKESDAEVGHKNTITSLTKAADDSHFITGSLDKTAKLWDMRTLTLLKTYVSGVPVNAVSMSPLLDHVVLGGGQDASAVTTTDHRAGKFEAKFYDKILQEEIGGVKGHFGPINALAFNPDGKSFSSGGEDGYVRLHHFDSDYFNIRI; this is encoded by the exons atGAGGCCGATACTGATGAAGGGACACGAACGTCCATTGACGTTCCTCAGGTACAACAGAGATGGAGACATGCTCTTCTCCTGCGCCAAGGATCACACTCCCACTCTCTGGTATGCTGACAACGGCGAACGCCATGGAACCTTCCGTGGTCACAACGGTGCCGTTTGGTGTTGTGATGTCTCAA GGGACTCGTTGACGTTGATAACCGGAAGTGCTGATCAGACTGCTAAGCTATGGGATGTGAAAACCGGACAACAGTTGTTCAGTTTCAAGTTTGGTTCTCCCGCGAGGTCTGTTGATTTTTCTCTTGGAGATAAGCTCGCGGTTATCACCACTGATCCCTTCATGGAGCGTACTTCTGCTATTCATGTCAAACGCATCGCTGAAGATCCTGCAGACC AGGTTAGTGAGTCTGTGCTTGTCCTTGAGAGCCCTAATGGGAGGAAGAGGATAAACAGAGCTGTTTGGGGACCATTGAACCAAACCATTGTTAGTGGTGGTGAAGATGCTGTGCTCAGGATCTGGGATGCTGAG ACTGGAAAATTGCTCAAGGAGTCAGATGCGGAAGTGGGGCATAAGAATACAATCACGTCGCTCACTAAAGCAGCTGATGATTCTCACTTCATTACTGGTTCACTTGACAAAACTGCAAAG CTGTGGGACATGAGAACGCTGACTCTTCTTAAGACTTACGTTTCAGGGGTGCCTGTAAATGCCGTCTCCATGTCTCCACTTCTTGACCAT GTTGTGCTTGGAGGTGGTCAAGATGCATCAGCTGTTACAACCACTGATCATCGTGCTGGAAAGTTCGAGGCTAAGTTTTATGACAAG ATTCTGCAAGAGGAGATTGGTGGTGTGAAAGGTCATTTTGGACCTATAAATGCTTTGGCATTCAACCCTGATGGAAAGAG TTTCTCAAGTGGAGGTGAAGATGGATATGTCAGATTGCATCACTTTGACTCTGATTACTTCAACATCAGGATTTAG